One Prinia subflava isolate CZ2003 ecotype Zambia chromosome 9, Cam_Psub_1.2, whole genome shotgun sequence DNA segment encodes these proteins:
- the LOC134554813 gene encoding collagen alpha-2(I) chain-like — MPGCRRGWEVGGRDGARGGCAKRRRGRGLGMKSPTGTLSRDEWAGWACRWRPGARNQAGCGQPGPRQDVAGRSCAGSGAAGRRAQFGGSGLPAAGRPRPRSLQGGRAARPARGGSADRRCRARGPGPAGGCGPSPEPGSVNPSLPCDDVWIQKRCPECFRGPGWWSRLEAVAGKTRRSVPGSGLPHPLRGAAAGGRQCSPESWGDVGVISYSFSRFTSSFPGAAVPRASAYRRAGGQGTRPLPALQPWPPSAARGPRGQQQERLAAASQGPVCKATVPRHVEGREEPAFPPHTALPRTGREQARLGCPAPQLLPGAGVSVGEWLREQQKPDLQVQEMRKQWLSLPRQPALTRRFHVGGKLQPSVENSNTPGTSNDKRNNNDNNDNVFPYIKAQKINILLHPLPPWSPDLLNTLSFQYFGGWSRFERGTLTVRVKAGGDVTRVPFTFSREHNHCPCDKNLCYGLGAVKKRELCRSVS; from the exons ATGCCCGGGTGCCGGCGGGGGTGGGAGGTGGGCGGAAGGGATGGAGCCAGGGGTGGCTGCGCCAAACGACGTCGGGGCAGGGGCCTTGGCATGAAGTCGCCTACCGGGACGCTGAGCAGGGACGAGTGGGCTGGCTGGGCGTGCCGGTGGCGCCCCGGGGCACGAAACCAGGCGGGCTGCGGGCAGCCAGGCCCCCGCCAAGATGTGGCCGGGCGCTCCTGCGCCGGGTCGGGCGCAGCCGGCAGGAGGGCGCAGTTCGGTGGCTCGGGGCTCCCAGcagcggggcggccccggccccgttCCCTGCAGGGCGGCCGGGCCGCGCGTCCCGCCAGAGGGGGCAGTGCAGATCGGCGGTGCCGGGCGcggggccccggcccggccgggggGTGCGGCCCCAGCCCCGAGCCGGGGAGTGTTAATCCCTCGCTGCCCTGTGATGACGTTTGGATTCAAAAGCGCTGCCCAGAATGTTTCCGCGGCCCCGGCTGGTGGTCTCGCTTGGAGGCGGTGGCTGGCAAAACCAGGCGAAGTGTCCCGGGGTCGGGGCTACCGCACCCCCTacgcggggctgcggcgggcgggcggcagTGCTCTCCCGAGAGCTGGGGAGACGTCGGTGTGATCTCATATTCCTTCTCCAG gtTCACTTCCAGCTTCCCCGGAGCAGCTGTCCCCCGAGCAAGCGCCTACCGTCGGGCCGGCGGGCAGGGGACGCGGCCACTCCCGGCTCTCCAGCCCTGGCCACCCTCGGCAGCCCGGGGGCcccgggggcagcagcaggagcggctcGCAGCTGCCTCGCAGGGGCCGGTGTGCAAAGCAACAGTTCCCCGGCACGTCGAGGGAAGGGAAGAACCTGCTTTTCCCCCGCACACAGCTCTCCCCAGGACGGGCAGGGAGCAAGCACggctgggctgccctgctccgCAGCTCTTGCCGGGCGCGGGGGTCAGTGTTGGGGAATGGCTAAGGGAACAACAAAAACCAGACCTCCAGGTGCAAGAAATGAGGAAGCAGTGGCTCTCCCTTCCCCGACAGCCTGCCCTTACACGCCGTTTCCACGTCGGTGGAAAACTCCAACCCTCGGTGGAAAACTCCAATACTCCAGGCACTAGCAATGATAAGAGGAACAATAATGACAACAATGATAATGTGTTTCCGTAtattaaagcacagaaaataaatatcctCCTGCATCCGCTGCCTCCCTGGTCCCCGGATCTCTTGAACACGCTGAGTTTTCAGTATTTTGGCGGCTGGAGTAGGTTTGAGAGAGGAACATTGACTGTAAGAGTAAAAGCCGGGGGAGATGTAACTCGTGTGCCTTTCACCTTTTCCCGGGAACACAACCATTGTCCTTGTGACAAGAATCTCTGTTATGGTCTGGGGGCTGTAAAGAAAAGGGAACTTTGCAGGTCTGTCTCCTAA